Part of the Mauremys mutica isolate MM-2020 ecotype Southern chromosome 1, ASM2049712v1, whole genome shotgun sequence genome is shown below.
ATTATACCCATAGCCTTCGAGGAGATGCCAGTATCCGGATGAACTTGTTTCAGCACTTTATAAACATAGATGGAATAACTTTCTTTTCTGCTCTTTCTACGTTTCTTATCCCCCTTTTTTTGAACCTTAGTCACAGCTTTCTTAGATCCTTTCTTAGGAGCGGGAGCAGATTTTGCTGGCTCCGGCATTTTTGACAGCTTCTGCTTTACCGCGTGCTTCACTCACTCACACCCACCGGTATTCAGCGTGAATAACACGAACCACTGCTACTACTGCAGTATTTATAGATATCTTATGCAAATAATCGACTCTCCTTGATGATTTACTATTGGGTGGACGCATAAGAGACGTCTCCACAGGCACATCGAACTCCACTATTGGTCAGAGTTGGATCCGCGTCTCCATTGGCTGTTTAGATACTAACGCTACTTCAGCCTATCAAAAAGCGCTTACCTCTTCAAATAGAACGTATATAAGGGTAGAGTAGGCTATAGTCAGCTCATTcgtatttctttttttcttttgtttctgtgAGTGCTGCTTAAAGCGATCATCAATCATGTCAGGCCGAGGAAAGCAGGGAGGTAAAGTGCGAGCTAAGGCGAAGTCTCGCTCTTCGCGGGCTgggctgcagttcccagtgggCCGTGTGCATCGGTTGCTCCGCAAAGGTAATTATGCTGAGCGGGTCGGGGCTGGAGCTCCGGTCTATATGGCCGCGGTGCTGGAGTATCTGACCGCTGAGATTCTGGAACTGGCCGGCAATGCTGCTCGGGACAACAAGAAAACCAGGATCATTCCTCGCCATCTGCAGCTCGCCATCCGTAACGATGAGGAGCTCAACAAGCTGCTGGGGAAAGTGACaatcgctcaggggggtgtcctGCCCAACATCCAGGCTGTACTGCTGCCCAAGAAAACCGAGAGTCACAAGGCTAAGAGCAAGTAAAACCCGAAAAATAATCTTtcctcaaaaaaaacccaaaggctCTTTTCAGAGCCACCCACAAAATCAAAAAATAGCTGTTATCGCTGACTTTCTTAGTAGTAAACGGTATGTTAAAAAAAAGCCATGTTTTTACTATTTGATATATTAACCAGCAGCAGTTAGGTCTGGTTGTGGGTTAGAAAATATGAAAAATGGGATATCTCATACTTTCTTTATAGATCATTTCTACTTGGGTGGCAGGGAGTGTTTCTAATCTGACTAGAACCTATATAAAATATCCTGAGAGGGAGGTATCTGGTGTTAAGTACAATCTTCTCTTAAATTATTTCCTCAGCTAGATGGCAAAGCAGCATTTATATaacgtttttttcccccttaaaagaTCGAGCTGTGCAGATTGTGAAGGGACAATCCCTTGCAGAGCGGAGTAGGCTTTTCAAACTTAACCCTGCTCCCATCCCTAGACTAGAAAAGGGATTCTTGTCTATAGATGATCACATttctcctcacccccacctgGTGGCCAAAGCTATATTCTCTCAGGCGCACACAACTCCTCTCCCTCACACAAGAAGCGTGGAGTTACAGTAACTCACTCCCCTAACAATGTATAGAGGGGATGCTCGATTGTAACATTAGTATTGAATCTTCTAAGTAATTTTTGTAGTACATCGAGTCCTCTACCCAAAGAAAATGAAAGGTACAATTGATCTGTAAAGGTGTTCCCATTCATTTGCTTTCCAGCAAGGGTGTCCGCTCTGCGGCGCGAATGACCCAAATAAACCCCCGTTCCTGTGGGCTGCTTCATGTTCATTCCCAATGAGTCCacaaaagcattgagtacttcagcttgtTCCAcattctgtcactaggttgcctcccccattcagtaagggtcccacacttcccCAACCTTCTTTTTGTTTCTAACATACCTGTAAAaaaccttcttgttacccttcacatccctagctagctgcaactccagttgtgctttggccttcctcattacatccctgcatgctcaagcaatatttttaaattcctcCCTAGttatctgtccaagtttccacttcttaaaagcttcctttttatgtttaagctcaccaaagatttctctgttaagccaagctggtcgcctgacatatttgctattctttctgcacatcaggatggtttgttcctgtgccctcaataaggcttctttaaaatatagctagctctcctggactcctttccccctcatattagtctCACAGGGGATCCTGcctatcagttccctgagggagtcaaagtctgcttttctgaaatccagggtcagtattctgctgctctcctttcttccttttgtaaggatcctgaactcaaccatctcatggtcactgctgtccAGGTTTCCACCCACTTCTACTCCTACCAGTTCCTGttcgtgagcagcaggtcaagaggagcacggcccctagttggttcctccagcccttgcaccaggaagttgtccccaacactttccaaaaactttctGGATTTTCTGTGCATAGctatattgctctcccagcagatgtcagggtaaTCAAAGTTCCCTATGAGAACCAGGGCCCTGTGATCTGGAAATttgttagttgtctgaagaaagcctcgtctacctcctcctcctggtctggtggtctgtaacaGACACCCaccacatcacccttgttgctcttgcctctaaacttaacccaaagactctcaacaggcttttctccagtttcatattggagctctgagcaatcatgctgctctcttacatatagtgcaactcctccaccttttctcctctcctgtccttcctgaacagtttatatccatccatgacagtcctccagtcatgtgagttactccaccaagtctctgttattccagtcacatcatagttTCTTGACTGtgtcaggacttccagttcttccggtttgtttcccaggcttcttgcgttcgtCTACAGGCACCTAATGGGCTAGTTATCTTGCCCTACTTCCTCAGGAAGAATCGGGAGGCCTACCCTGTTGCATCCTCCTCtttgtgtttcctcccagtatcccgcttccccacttacctctgggcttaAGTTTCCATCCCCcggcgaacctagt
Proteins encoded:
- the LOC123345609 gene encoding histone H2A.J, with translation MSGRGKQGGKVRAKAKSRSSRAGLQFPVGRVHRLLRKGNYAERVGAGAPVYMAAVLEYLTAEILELAGNAARDNKKTRIIPRHLQLAIRNDEELNKLLGKVTIAQGGVLPNIQAVLLPKKTESHKAKSK